The nucleotide window AAAGGTGCAACAGTATTATTAACTTAccacaatatggaaaaaatcAACTGATAAAAAACAGTCCAACGAATAATAATAACATGGAAAGTTACTACTTGATAAGACAGGTAGCAGCACTCTCGACAATCAGAAGGAGCCcgcgaaattcaaaattctaaatACGCCAGCACCCCGCGCTATGGGGTCACAACTGTGGCGAgggcatagaataataaggcgttagctttattattctatggcgAGGGGCGTCATGGTAACGAATAATCATCCCTCAATTTATGGTGGAGAGTTATTTTCTCAATATAAATGTTTGTGTTGAAAGGGTTGCTACTCATAGGAGCGATTGGAAGATTGAATATCAAGCGATTAAGATTTCTCAGCCACGAGGATGACTTACAATCTTGACGCTGTTTCGGGAAATAACCAGATGTTTTCAAGTTCCCGGGATTGAGGCATTATCATTCCTTCAAGTTGCAGCTCTGAGACGTTTATACTCGTCCTAAATGAAAAAAGGTACGCACCACAGTCTATAACCGACTAAAACTTAATTTCAActtcctattatttttttttttttttttttttttttttttttttttttttttttttaacttgcatATAGATGTGTCATGTGTTACGAGAAAGTCTCAGTAGAGAGGAGGCAcccaaaaattgtgaaaattgtaCCCCTTCAAGCCATCCGTGCTAACTACTTGGGTAGCAAAATCAacgaccatcagtcatcagttcTTACCCCTATTCGAGCATAAACAACGATgagaatagaagaaaaaaaggaagtgtttgcatcttgaggattgttaaccctgtgacgtaggttggtacaacctggccagagaaatccggaattcgcagtatgaaaaacggaccttgccgtccgatttttttgctgaaatcatcTCATGATACAAATTCAAACACTTTAAATGTAATGACTTTTtcccataaattacaccatttccgaggaaattgatgataaaagtcgtccgtgccgacctacgtcatcaaaaaagtccgagatgcccgaaatgcaaacacctccttttttttctctatgcccttCGAGTGAAACTATTGCCCAACATTCTAGTATCTGCTCAATTGGTGCTCTGAACTACCCATAGGATTTTCTAAGTTTCAGCAAGATGTAATATTGGTAAACATCTAATGGCCACTTTTTCATTGTTCATGGATggacacagggccggatttatggGGTGGCCgcacgtgggccgcggcccatggcggcaaattttgcactttttttcgGATGGAGGTATAAAAAAGattgcaaacgagaaaagacgaacaaatctttcattttctgagaggatagtaatttctaattttgtcgttttgcggtgatacaagagtcagcatctttaattagtcgagttatgagagaaaccaaatacgcaatttggcctggagcggcgcgacgcagagagcaatgatgacgaggacttgagatgaaaaggggaagctctcggcggcgcggcggtcggcatgtaacacatattagcgcctacaagactgcatgaatacttcacgcatagcatCAAACACAACGCGGTCAGCGGCGGTCGACGcgtaacgcatagcgcctacaagactgcatgaatacttcacgcattgcgtcaaacacaaggCGTTTAGCAGCGatcggcgtgaaatgcatagcgcctacaagactgtaggcatacttcacgcattgcgctaaacacactTTTGCGCATTGGAAATTGAAaccatatattttttaaaattcagcaaatattttatttggCATAAATATATCAATAGATCGATTCTCGAGAAATCAGCGTTTCTATAAATACAGCTAGGatgtcccagaccacccgtgCCAGGCCTTTTACTCGGTTGGTTGAGGTCGGGCGCAGTcagggaccgcggggttgatttgggaatcgaccccaaggaattcgAATTCTATGATCCCGAAACCCCCGAGGCCACCCTTGGGCGGTGGGAAtggggatgggagggggggggggtggtcacAATCCTAAAAATCGAGGTTCCCGATAAACTTGCGATTTGATtgcaataaaatagaaaagagcggaaattttcacGTGAAAATTACCCCTAACAATCTAACAATCCAAAATCGGTTCAATTtaagcccaaaaatgatcccttaTAGGTAGAGGGAGGTAGTGGCTCCCCACATAGTTTCCCTTTgatcgcaaaattgacgtagattcctCGGAAAAAAATGGTTTCGCAGGTGATGGACAGTTTCAAAAATCGGGGTTCcgtccgaatcgcaaattgacgACATCCAAattgaaaattgcaagaaatttaAACTTTACTTGACGTCTGAGAATTTAAATTGACCCATTCGAAGTCCAAAAATATCCCCCCGAAGAGGGGTGCGGTGCCCCTTCCACAAATTGCACATTGGTCGAAAAAATTACGTAGATTCTTCGGGGGAAAAAACTATGTATGCTACTGAATTGACATCAAGGAatccggacccccccccccccccccaacttttGAGAGGAGATCAGTGGAGCTCTAAGACCATAAGTTTCGGATTCTAACAGAAATCGAGgaaaattgtcaccttccggccaaagtatcacaagcgccatgcgacgtttaaaaattttcgccgccatatttttttaaagagaaattgtctgttgaatctatttaaaaatttcactgaatttcattgGCAGCACACAGcaaatgcagtgaaattttcgggcaGCTCTGacgaacaatttctcagtaataaaataaagtggcggcggaaatttttaaacgttgcatggcgcttgtggttCGGGTGTTTGATTGGCTGAAAAAAAGAGCGGGAAAATCAAGtagattttttgtttattttaggtTAGGTTTTCGGTTTTCTTTCCTATTTGATGTAAGGTTATGTTTACCTATTGTCGCGTTTTAgcatagaagaaaaaaatatagttATTATTACCTCCTACAGTGTCGTAACTCCTAAATTCGTGCCATTGCGTGTATTTCTTTGTGAATTTTCATCACAGATAACCTggttgtgagtttaaaacttaTATAAACTTCAGAATGGTAGTTCCCAAGCCAGAAGTAAATCTACCATGGGTGGAAAAGTACCGTCCAAAAAAACTTGATGAACTTATCTCTCATGATGACATTATCAAAACCATCAACAGATTTATGGATCAAAATCAGCTGCCTCATTTACTATTCTATGGACCTCCTGGAACCGGTAAAACTAGTACAATCCTTGCATGCGCTAAACAAATTTACCAACCAAgtcaatttaaatccatggttTTGGAATTGAATGCCTCTGATGATCGTGGTATCAACATTGTGCGGACCCAGATTTTAAACTTTGCGTCAACAAAAACCATTTTCAAATCTGGCTATAAATTGATCATTCTTGATGAAGCTGATGCAATGACAAATGACGCTCAAAATGCTTTGCGGAGGATCATCGAAAAGTTTACTGACAATGTTAGATTTTGTATGATTTGCAACTACCTGAGCAAAATCATCCCAGCACTCCAATCTAGATGCACAAGGTTTCGTTTCGGACCCCTGGATGCAAAGCAAATCATGCCTCGCCTGGACCATGTTATTCA belongs to Bemisia tabaci chromosome 6, PGI_BMITA_v3 and includes:
- the RfC3 gene encoding replication factor C subunit 5, with the translated sequence MVVPKPEVNLPWVEKYRPKKLDELISHDDIIKTINRFMDQNQLPHLLFYGPPGTGKTSTILACAKQIYQPSQFKSMVLELNASDDRGINIVRTQILNFASTKTIFKSGYKLIILDEADAMTNDAQNALRRIIEKFTDNVRFCMICNYLSKIIPALQSRCTRFRFGPLDAKQIMPRLDHVIQEEKVEATDDGKAALIELAGGDMRKVLNVLQSAASAFPVVNEDAVYSCCGHPLKNDIFEVLKWLLNDPFSSAYQKIQELKIRKGLALQDILTDVHKFLHKIDLPHKTITELLIKISDIEYRLAGGTSEKLQVSALVSAFVLARHKLEVN